A single window of Excalfactoria chinensis isolate bCotChi1 chromosome 13, bCotChi1.hap2, whole genome shotgun sequence DNA harbors:
- the ETF1 gene encoding eukaryotic peptide chain release factor subunit 1, with the protein MEKRHNYVRKVAETAVQLFISGDKVNVAGLVLAGSADFKTELSQSDMFDQRLQSKVLKLVDISYGGENGFNQAIELSTEVLSNVKFIQEKKLIGRYFDEISQDTGKYCFGVEDTLKALEMGAVEILIVYENLDIMRYVLHCQGTEEEKILYLTPEQEKDKSHFTDKETGQEHELIESMPLLEWFANNYKKFGATLEIVTDKSQEGSQFVKGFGGIGGILRYRVDFQGMEYQGGDDEFFDLDDY; encoded by the exons ATGGAAAAACGACACAACTATGTAAGGAAGGTAGCAGAGACGGCTGTGCAGCTCTTCATTTCTGGTGACAAGGTGAACGTGGCTGGTCTCGTTCTAGCTGGATCGGCCGACTTCAAAACTGAATTGAGTCAATCTGACATGTTTGATCAG cGGTTGCAATCCAAAGTGCTCAAACTAGTTGACATTTCCTATGGAGGAGAAAATGGATTCAATCAAGCAATCGAATTGTCAACTGAGGTCCTCTCCAATGTGAAGTTCATTCAAGAGAAAAAACTAATAG GACGATACTTCGATGAGATCAGTCAGGACACGGGGAAGTACTGCTTTGGCGTTGAAGATACACTAAAAGCTTTGGAGATGGGAGCAGTAGAAATACTGATAGTTTATGAAAACCTGGATATAATGAGATACGTTCTGCACTGCCAAGGCACAGAGG aggagAAGATCCTGTATTTGACACCAGAGCAAGAGAAGGATAAGTCCCATTTCACAGACAAAGAG ACTGGCCAAGAACACGAACTGATAGAAAGTATGCCCCTTCTGGAGTGGTTTGCAAACAACTACAAGAAATTTGGAGCAACATTGGAAATTGTTACAGACAAATCACAGGAAGGATCCCAATTTGTCAAAGGATTTGGAGGAATCGGAG GTATCTTGCGGTACCGAGTGGACTTCCAGGGAATGGAATACCAAGGAGGAGACGATGAATTTTTTGACCTTGATGACTACTAG